The sequence TAAGCCCTTTCCCCTTGCAATACCGGCAGGATTCAAAACCGCCGAATTTAATAGACGGTCTTAGCCTTTGCCTTGACATCTCAAGCAGACCAAACCTTGTGATCTTGCCTGTTTTTATTTTGGCTTTATCCTCTTTTAGATTTGTTTTCAACATGCTTTCAACATTGGTTTTGTGTTTCTGATCCCTCATGTCGATAAAATCTATCACTATCAGGCCGCCTAAATCCCTTAACCGCAATTGACGCGCAATCTCTTCTGCTGCTTCAATATTGGTCATAAATGCCGTCTCTTCGACCGACTTTTTTCTGGTTCCTTTACCTGAATTAACATCTATGGAGACCATGGCCTCTGTTTGTTCTATGACAATTGATCCGCCTGATTTCAAGGCAACACGGTTTTCAAATATAGATGCAATCTGGTCTTCAAGCTGGTATTTTGTAAATATCGGTTTCGCGCCCTTATAAAGTTTTACGATTTTTGTGTGTTTGGGAGAAATGATATTAACAAAGTCTTTAGTTTCGCGGAATACTGAAAGATTGTCTATAAGAATTTCGGTTACATCCGGAGTAAAATAGTCACGTATTGATCTTAAAACAAGATTTCTGTCTTTGTAAAGAAGGGCCGGTGCCTTTATATCCTGGACATTTTTTTTGATGTTTTTCCACAGTCGCAGAAGATATGTCAGATCCCTGGATATGAGCGACTTGGTGGCGTTTATCCCGGCAGTACGGATGATAATGCCGAATCCTTCAGGCATGGCCAGGCCGTCAATAATACTTTTTAACTGTTTCCGCTCATCTTCATTTTCAACCTTGCGCGAAATCCCTCTTGTTTTGCTTCCAGGCAAAAGAACGATGTATCTTCCAGGCAGAGATATAAGTGTCGAAAGCATGGCCCCCTTTTTCATGTACGGGTCTTTTGTGACCTGCACAATTAGTTCCTGACCACGTTTTACTATATTTGTTATTGAACGATCTCCTGAATGATTGTCCTGAAAGTAATCGCTGTGAATTTCATGCTTTTGCAAAAACCCGTGTCTTTCTGCTCCAAAATCAACAAAAGCAGCCTGAAGGCTGGGTTCAATATGTGCAATAATTCCTTTATAGATATTGCTGTGGATTATTTCCCTTGCGGCGCTTTCTATATGAAATTCTCCCAGCTTGCCGTCTTTTACTTTCGCAATTCTGCATTCTTCAGGATCTATCGCATTGATAAGGATGTTGCAGTTCATAATAATATTTATTTTTTTCTCCCTTAAAAGTAAAATATATTTTTTTGACAGAATTAAAAAATCAAAACTTATCCTGCCAGAATCTTTATCTGTTCATAATTATTTGCTTTTATTAAATATAAAATTGTCATATGCAAGTCAAACTATTTCTCTGTTCATCCCGTTGAACCGGCGCGAAGCCGGCATGATCTTTTGAACAGCTCGCTATTGCGGTTCAGGCTGTCTAAATGAATATGGCAAGGTCTTTTAATCCCGGAGCTTGAGTCAACAGACATTGTTAGTCATTCTGTGCTTTTTTTAATTCTTTGATATAAAATTTTTTGATATATTCTTTTACCATTCTTCTTGAGGAAAACATCGCTGCATTACTTTTAATGGAGTCTTTCATTACTCTCACCCAGTCGTCAGGAGTTCCATCATCCGAGAACTTGTAATAACATGGCATTACCTCTTCTTCCAGAATCCGGTAAATTGACTCGGCATCAGCTTTATCCTTATTCTTCTCCGATTCTTCATGATCAAAAGCCCAGCCGTTTTCCCCGTTATAACCTTCTATCCACCAGCCATCCATTATACTCAGGTGAGGAACACCATTTAAAGCCGCCTTCATACCGCTGGTTCCGCAGGCTTCCATAGGCGGCAGTGGGTTGTTCAGCCATACATCCACACCGTGAACCATATATTGTGCGAATTGTTCTTCATAGTCTTCAATAAAAGCAATTCTGCCACACAGACCGGGATCGCGGGCAAAATTATATATCTTTTGAAGTATTCTTTTCCCCGGGTCATCTGCCGGATGAGCTTTGCCTGCAAATATTATCTGTATTGGTCGCCACCTGTCATTTACGAGCTTTTTCAATCTTTCCAGATCATAAAAAATCAGATCAGCACGCTTATAAGTCGCAAATCTGCGGGCAAAACCAATTGTCAATACCGATGGATCAAGCAGCGTGCCCATACCTAAAATATTTGAAGTGCTTACTCGATTTTTTACCCAGCGCTGACGAGCTCTTTCTCTTATAGTATTGATTAACTTTATTTTTAACCAGACGTGGGTTTTCCATAGCTCATCATTCGGAATTTCATCTATCAATTCCCAGATTAGAGGGTTATCGCAATCCTCGACCCAGTCAGTTCCCAAATATTTGTTGAAAAGAAGCTTCATTTTAGGTTCGATCCAGGTCGGTATATGTATCCCATTGGTTATATAATCAATAGGCACTTCGTCTCCAGATGATTCCGGCCATAGACCATGCCACATCTTTCGGGCAACTTCCCCATGTTTTTTACTGACCCCATTACGAAATTCAGACATCCTTAAAGCAAAGGCCGTCATATTAAAACCGGCATTGGGATTTTCAGGATGAACACCAAGCTGAAGGAATGAGTCGCGATCAAGTCCAAGGGAAGGCCAATAGGAATTAAAGTATTTTTCGATCATTTGAAAGGGAAATATATCATGCCCGGCGGCAACAGGTGTATGGGTAGTAAAAACAGTGGATTGTTTGACACGTTGAGATGCTTCACTGTAATTCATTCCTTCCTGCACTTTATCCCTTATGCGTTCC is a genomic window of Anaerolineae bacterium containing:
- the glgP gene encoding alpha-glucan family phosphorylase encodes the protein MDIKEIPYLPERLSGLVELASNLWWSWHPAARMLFKMLDRQIWKESRHNPVKVLKELPKKNFESAAADKDYLRHYDIVLSRFHKEIKEDECLLLEGINERKIHSIAYFSAEYGLHHSLPFYAGGLGFLAGDFIKECSELKVPLTALGFMYPEGYFKQQIREDGWQENIKQLLDRDAASIFRVLDKNGNQLIVKVPLIEPPIHVAVWKIAVGRVPLYLMDTDIEINDPWNRGVSARLYTGDLEQRLRQEIVLGIGGAEVLEKLGIKHSLMHLNEGHAAFALLERIRDKVQEGMNYSEASQRVKQSTVFTTHTPVAAGHDIFPFQMIEKYFNSYWPSLGLDRDSFLQLGVHPENPNAGFNMTAFALRMSEFRNGVSKKHGEVARKMWHGLWPESSGDEVPIDYITNGIHIPTWIEPKMKLLFNKYLGTDWVEDCDNPLIWELIDEIPNDELWKTHVWLKIKLINTIRERARQRWVKNRVSTSNILGMGTLLDPSVLTIGFARRFATYKRADLIFYDLERLKKLVNDRWRPIQIIFAGKAHPADDPGKRILQKIYNFARDPGLCGRIAFIEDYEEQFAQYMVHGVDVWLNNPLPPMEACGTSGMKAALNGVPHLSIMDGWWIEGYNGENGWAFDHEESEKNKDKADAESIYRILEEEVMPCYYKFSDDGTPDDWVRVMKDSIKSNAAMFSSRRMVKEYIKKFYIKELKKAQND
- a CDS encoding ribonuclease E/G → MNCNILINAIDPEECRIAKVKDGKLGEFHIESAAREIIHSNIYKGIIAHIEPSLQAAFVDFGAERHGFLQKHEIHSDYFQDNHSGDRSITNIVKRGQELIVQVTKDPYMKKGAMLSTLISLPGRYIVLLPGSKTRGISRKVENEDERKQLKSIIDGLAMPEGFGIIIRTAGINATKSLISRDLTYLLRLWKNIKKNVQDIKAPALLYKDRNLVLRSIRDYFTPDVTEILIDNLSVFRETKDFVNIISPKHTKIVKLYKGAKPIFTKYQLEDQIASIFENRVALKSGGSIVIEQTEAMVSIDVNSGKGTRKKSVEETAFMTNIEAAEEIARQLRLRDLGGLIVIDFIDMRDQKHKTNVESMLKTNLKEDKAKIKTGKITRFGLLEMSRQRLRPSIKFGGFESCRYCKGKGLTPSSETLGVSFLRKLSLGTLKEGISSVKAIVPIEVANYLLNKKRKEIFDMEARQNLSVEIKGDNTMVPGESNIVYE